In Triplophysa rosa linkage group LG2, Trosa_1v2, whole genome shotgun sequence, the genomic window TCAGGTTTTGCCTTTGGaccttaaaaatacattaaaaacagtGAAGACCCAAAATGAACCTTTAATCTCAGGACTCTTCTGCCATTTTGTGCACAAATTATTCAAAGGTGTTGTCCTTTTTATTGCTGTCCATtgctttttttttgttattttgtacttGGCTGTCCTTTGCTTAAACTAAGATGTGTATTTTTCTTTGGAAACCACAGTTAGGAAAGCTGATGGTAAACAATTTAAGAGGTGAGGACAGTCACCAAGGAAACGTCTACCTCTTTTCAGGAATTGAACGCAGACAGGGTTGAAGTTCCAGTGAGTGTTGGGTTTTATTGCAGTGGCTCTGCCAAGTTTGTGCTGAACAGAACTTTTTTATTGTCAGGCTGGTCACACTCTGCTGAATAAATGGACTTGGGGACACCATAAAAGATGCCAAAAATTGGTTTTGACAGAATTGCGTGGAAGATTTTCAGTTTGagtgttttttcagtttttttataaatagtgTTAGGTGTTATTAGTAAGTAGGCCAAAGGTGAGAGATTAAAGATTGCAGTATCTTAAAGGTGCACTCAGTAATTTTTCCTTATTAATTTATTGATTTACATTAATAACTTTTGAGAAATAATATGATTTCCACTCTCATGTGAAAAGAACTCTAGATGCATTTTTATTCGATATGGGAGCTATGTCATACAATTGGCCGagttaatgttatttatattatgaaGTAAATGTATCAAGTAAGTCCTGCAGGCACTttataatacataaaataatacaagCAAACCATACAAGATCCCAAAGGCAGTATGATAACTACAGAAATGACATACCATGGCGCGATCCATCTAAACCGAATGATAATGagtaaaaaatttaaatgtcCAGACGTGCTGTTTCTCATTCACATTCTCTTCCAACTTGTCACATACTGATGTATGGTCAATATCGGCATCACTTTTTAAAGCACAGGGTACACCCTTAGCGTCATTTTTCGATGTGAGGGGTACTCCGTtgctttcaataaaaataaaaaaacatttaataacacTGACACAATGGGCATACAAATTTCATgtcatatatttcatatatagtTGGgcatcattttgcaatgttgacatttttaatttacattgGCAGTAGAGTGACTTTCCTAACCCATGAAAGCCAAGGTGATAGCCAGAATAGAGTTGGGTCTAAAAAACAAACGTCTTTTTCTCCTCCCTGTTAAAAGTTGATAACATTTAATTTGCTGACTATGCAAAACACAGcctttcatcatttaatcacccctGTACAGCTTAATTTTCAAACTCCTTAATCACATGATAAACACAGTTGATTATCAGTAATTTATTGTGCGTCAATACTATTAAGTTGAGTTTTTATTATACTTTGTATGAACCCGCTGAACTTgctgaaagataaaaaaaatgagaTTAGACATCGCATCAAAGTGACATTTGGATCAATTATgtattaatttgtgtttgtttattaaattactgaCTGAATTATATATCAAAGATAATCTAAGTTTAAATAACAGTTAAATGttatgtacactcttaaaagaaATGGTTCTATTTAGAACCAGAAATGGTTCCATCAcctgtacagtgagggaaataagtatttgatcccctgctgattttgtaagtttgcctacttacaaacaaatgaagggtctataatttttatggtgggtttattttaactgatagacacagaatattaaaaaaaatcaggggaaaaaaatgttatataaaggttataaattgatttgcatttcagtcagtgaaataagtatttgatccccaagcaaaacataactttgtactttgtggagaaacccttgttggcaagcacagaggtcagacatttctgatagttggtcaccaggtttgcacatgtgtccggatacatttagtccactcctctgtcaatctttaaggtttcttggctgtcgctcagcaaattggagttttagcctccttcacagaggttctataggactagggtctagagactggctaggacatttaatgtgcttctccttaagccactatttggttgtcttggcaatatgttttgcgtctttgtcatgttaaaggctcatccatgacccatcttcagtgacctagttaaggggaggaggttctcgtccaagattttacggtacatgggcccgtccctcagcccctcaatgcggtgaagtcatcctgtatacctgtagcagagaaaaagccctaaagcagaatgtttccaacactgtgcttctctgtagacatgatgttcttgggctcatagtcagcatttctctccctccaaacacaggagtccattttggtctcacagcagtgccagcactttcgccaaagccttttctgaatcatttttatgttcattgtcaaacttaagacgagccaggcgggccttcttgggcaggaggaccttgcgggtgcttcaggatttcagtctactgtggcatagcgtgttaccaatgtgttaccaatgttttgcttgctaactgtgttcccaactgtcttgaaatcattaacaggcttcttccgtgtagttctgggctgatctttaacatttctcatgatcatctttaccccattggggaaatattgcagggagctccagaacaagggcatttgatagttattttgtatatcttctatttccaaataatcacaccaacagttgtctccttctcaccaagcttctgtctgtagcctattcaaggtttgtgcaggtctccaatcttgtcgctgacatcctttaaaacctatttggtctggaccatggtgttggagaggttgaactggaagatacagattctgttggcaggcatcttttatatacataacaagctgatttaggagtactttcttaaagtgacaggactaatctgtggtccatataggcacataaccaatctgtggagccagaattcttgctagttggtaggggatcaaatacttatttcactgactgaaatgcaaatcaatttataacctttatataacatttttttcccctgatttttttaaatattctgtgtctatcagttaaaataaacccaccataaaaattatagacccttcatttgtttgtaagtaggcaaacttacaaaatcagcaggggatcaaatacttatttccctcactgtatatggaACCCCAAAATGGTTCTATATTGAACCAACTTAATGGGTTCAATAaaaagaaccccaaatggttcgtTGAATCCAAGTTAAatggttctttatagaaccattaaaggttctttattattattagttatttattattgataAGAAATTATAGCCAATCCAGACAATTCaaaaagtttatatttattcattttattatgccaaaatattgcaaaaaatataaatataatttaaaatcacATCTCTGTACTCTGTATTAGACAGCaaaactttaaattattttacatttaaaatgtttcattacaTTCAACCATTTAGTTTTAATAATTTCTATTAAGCActttcacattttaataaacatacgcataagcttgtttttgcactgcatgtacataaacattaacacattttaaaattgcatCTCTGTATTAAACAGCTAAACTTTACACTTTAATTACATTGCATTCAAccattttgttaaaattatttcCATTAagcattttcactttttttataaacatacataagCTTGTTtaagtactgtatgtacatatacagtacttaACTTTATGTATCTCTGAAATGAGGAAAAGAATCACAATGCAGATAAAAATTCATGAACAATTAAAACATCTATCAAATAGCACTACAATTTACACAAGTTGATTGTACATTTTTAGTACAGGTGTTGGTGTTCTTGTGTCATGACGAGACTTAAGTTTGAGcaaatatttttgaataaaagtCATTGTGTTCTTAATGGCAACTGGGTATTGAACATTGAAAAGAAAATAGACCGCAAACAGGCATTCCACAGCCTGTTTCATGTTAATGTCTGCCTCTCTTATGATGTTCACTTTGTCCATTATAATGCTGACACTTTCAGCTTTGAGGGGATCAGGAGAGCCGTTAAACACTATGGTTGGTGTAGGACCTTTGGGTTCctgtaaaacaaacatgaaccgttcctttatttaaagtcaagtgactcaaatgtaaataaaactacaGAAGACTATACTTACACTATTTACACTGTAGAGGAAGCTGACGTTTTCTTTAAATAATGCTGGCAATAAAATGAGTGCAGCATTCCTAACAAGACCTACAAACAGATACAAATTATTGTACATTAGGTACAGAAATcaactaaagggatagtttactcaaaaatgaaaattcattcactcactctcttgtcatttcaaacctatatggttttctttcttcagcagaacacaaaaatatatatatttttaagaacgttggtaactgaacaacgctCATAGCCATTTACTTcttttggacacaaaaccaatgcaggtcaATGGGCACCATCGTTGTTCAGTTTCCAGcctttttctaaatatcttctgttgtgttctggtgaagtcatacaggtttgaaatgacaagagagtgagtaaatgatggcaaaatttttcatttttgggtaaacttataaaaataatactaaaatTATTTCACGTTTTCTCTAATACAATTTATAGGTGCTACAACGTTTACATTGACAGTGCAGATAATGCAACTTTACACTGGGCAAGGAACAAATATATGATGTAGTTACCTTCTGTGGTTTCCTCTTCTGGTCCAATGAGATTGGCATAGAGTTTCCTTTGACTTCCTTCTTTTGCACTCCTGATGATGTTTAGGGCCATTTCATTTAGAGATGTTTCCATGTTCTTCGCCAAGTCTGTTCCAAACCTCATTGTCATTTCATGCAGCatcttaaacacaaaaaaaattgtttacttCAGGTGCATATATCCAAATTACACACTTTCAGACAAACAAGTTACTTAAAAGTCAGCATGAACTGGAGGCTGCAATTGACTATAGTGATGTATTTTCCgaaacaaaatgttcaataagAAAAATAGTGTGTGTGGTAAAGTAATCAAAATGACTCCAGGCGTTGAATCCCACATGATAAAATAACTTGATTAGAAATAGTGTAGACAGAAAAGAAAGGCCACATTTGGGGTTTTGCATGCAGGCCGGTAAGGTAAGcagtaatgttatttatttttatttatatgagaTTGTGGCTGATAGGTCTACAGTCAGTATGTGTACGAGTTGATTGTGCAGTTGTGTTTAATCATGTGAATTGTTTGCCCATGGAGGTTTATCACAAGTTGATGTTAAGCTGCTGCCGTgtagcttgtagtttcgttcagcAGATTGTGCTTTGGCTATATGCatacataacatttatttatgtgtgtgtttgttttacatgtcTCTTATAATTACACTGGCATCCTTCTTTATTATCGGCAGCAGCTAATTTCGCATTCGCACATAGTtgccgttatttattaacaaactTTAAGCGGCTCCGTCcatggcacagtcataacttcagtcctgccaacaaaaaaatcacacccCCCCTGTTTAAAATACGTTCCCGCTGCTATGGTCTCAGTGCAACTGGTACAATGGTCTCACTCCCATAACAACAATGTAATGACAAAGTTTTGTAAGAACTTAACAAACTTCCCTCAGTGCTGGAACATTTCTCATTTGGTGACTTTCACCAATCACCTACTGTATGCAGATTAAGTACAGCCCCAGGGATCACAAGACCCAATCACAGCCAAATTCCTAACTCTAAAGAATATTTACATAATGCTTTGTTCTGGTTTAGTATTTAAGGGAAGTTGACAAAAATATCAGGGAATCTGTAGCCAGATCTCCCGCACAAATTCTTGTGTGTCGTCTCTTGCCAGGTATGCAACATTGAACTtctctttgctttatttcttatggttttctattatttgttattgatttatattgattgccattgattattgaattGAACATTGAATTGGATTTTGAATTATGCTTCCCTTACCTGgctaataaattgttatgtttgaattcattctgtattgttctgagtTTATAAACTTTAGTAGATCACGCTATATCCTTTGTTACTGCAAATCTACGTTCAGGTTAGTGACGGACTAGAATCCTGTATTAGGTGGAGCATTGGGCACGCCAGCTGAGATTTTAGAGCTCCGGCTAACTACTTGGCAATAGTTTAAGTGTAATTAGACCGTAGGGGCTATCGTTTCCGTTTAGAACAGCACATAGGTTGTCTGACCAATCTAAATAGGGCAAGTCACCAAAACCTctggttattgtaatattattctaaCTAAGTGTACATAGCAAACTATGGCATGATTATGTAAAGCTACCGTCAGAGGAAGTAAGATTGGTCTATTTATCTCTATGGAGTGGTCATGACCTCTGGTTGGAAATAATCATTACTTAATGAAGTTGTCAATAGTCTAAGGGGACtagatcaaataatgtttcaggAAGTGCTGGTTGGAGACGGCCATCTGAGCATTACTAGTCATAGAAACCTCTGGCAGTGACCAAGACTGGCGAGTTTGTGACCGTGAGATCCGCGTATAACGGCCGGCGCGAGACTCTAAGCGACATTGAGAATCGGATGAAGGAGTGtaatttagaataaaacagAGGAATCAGACATCCGTCCAAATTTcacaattattaatgataaaagttaaatgtaaactaaatgagAAGTCGAGATATTATTAAATTGGAGTCAGATAAAATAGAGGTAATTAAGTGAAATGTGCTTTCATGCAAATACTGTTTCACTAAACAAAGGAAGACAAGAACACGTGTGAAGCCTTCGCCACGCCTCTGGATACCGTCATTGGACCAGTGGGTGGTGCTTTACAATATGAATTTCATATCACAGAACAAAATAGTTAATTTTGAAACGTCATTCTGATGTTTCAATCTGATGCATCACTTAAGGGAAACTAAAGCAAATACCTCCTCTGAACAAGCAGAATCATTATATGCCATTATATCAAATGGTTCTCTTCTACATTTTGCATTCTGAAATAATAAAGTCAACACGTGTTTCATGTTAAAGACAAATTTTGTCTGCTTTCGACATTAAATTTATTGAACTGAACTTGCCTTTTGCTGTTGACTAAGTCCCTCAGAGTCTGTTTGTCCGTCACACTTCCTTTTGATCCCATACTTCTCCTTCATTTCCAGGACGATTGATGAACTAACCAAGGGAAtcctttcttttttaaatttgtttctAAGGCATTCCAACAAGGTATCCTGTAGACATATATTTTCTTGTGAAAAATTTCTTCTGTGTGCGATCTTTCAATGAGCAGTGACCTCAATATTTTCACAGTATTAAAAGAGCAGCAATATGTATACATAACCAGAGGAGCTGCCATCCTTCAAAAATGGAAAGCGGGTTATCAAACTCCCCAGAACATCTCCATAAATTTTATGACTTGGGTAcctataaatataataaaatatattatttcacTACCCAACAACCAACAAGTTACAATTGACATTATAAAATACAAGAAATACAATACTGTACCAGGTGTGCTTAGTGATGCTGTCGAACAATGCTTGAACCAGCAATGCACGAATGTGAGACTTGTCTTTCTTCTTAAAGCCTGGATCCTTCCTCTGCAAAGCTGCTTGCAATTCAGGGGGAAAGACAGGCAGGTTGTATACTGCTGGCCAAGGTTGTGCAATAAATGGGTCACATTGTTCTTGTCTGTAAACATGAATACAATGTTGAAGTCTTTTATACAGGATATTCATTTTACTTGCCACAATACAGTCTGTTTGGACTTCAAAACAATGATA contains:
- the LOC130551381 gene encoding uncharacterized protein LOC130551381 isoform X1, with amino-acid sequence MYHCFEVQTDCIVASKMNILYKRLQHCIHVYRQEQCDPFIAQPWPAVYNLPVFPPELQAALQRKDPGFKKKDKSHIRALLVQALFDSITKHTWYPSHKIYGDVLGSLITRFPFLKDGSSSGYDTLLECLRNKFKKERIPLVSSSIVLEMKEKYGIKRKCDGQTDSEGLSQQQKMLHEMTMRFGTDLAKNMETSLNEMALNIIRSAKEGSQRKLYANLIGPEEETTEGLVRNAALILLPALFKENVSFLYSVNSEPKGPTPTIVFNGSPDPLKAESVSIIMDKVNIIREADINMKQAVECLFAVYFLFNVQYPVAIKNTMTFIQKYLLKLKSRHDTRTPTPVLKMYNQLV
- the LOC130551381 gene encoding uncharacterized protein LOC130551381 isoform X2; this translates as MAAPLDTLLECLRNKFKKERIPLVSSSIVLEMKEKYGIKRKCDGQTDSEGLSQQQKMLHEMTMRFGTDLAKNMETSLNEMALNIIRSAKEGSQRKLYANLIGPEEETTEGLVRNAALILLPALFKENVSFLYSVNSEPKGPTPTIVFNGSPDPLKAESVSIIMDKVNIIREADINMKQAVECLFAVYFLFNVQYPVAIKNTMTFIQKYLLKLKSRHDTRTPTPVLKMYNQLV